AAGTGGATCGTCCCTTCGCAGACGCGCTTCGGCTCAGGAGGCTGGCCGGGCGCGGCCTTGGGGCCGAACACCATGTCGTACTCGAACATCGTGAAGGGGGTCGATAGTGTCTTGATCTTGTCGCTCTGTTGTTCCCAGCTCACGAGGATTTGGTCCAACTCGGCCTGCTCGGCCGGCGACAATTTGGGACCTGGCAGCGGCTGTTGAGGTGGCTGCTTCTGCGGTTGCGCCTGCTGATGCTGAGCCTGCTGCACGGGCCCGGTGCGCGGCACGCCAGGCTTGCCGCCGGCCGCCGTCGCTGCTGGCCGGGAGGCTGCCGGTTGATGCAGCGCCGCCGAAGGAGGCTGCGCCGCGGGACGTCGCGGAGTGCCCGTCGCGGGCGTTTGTACTCGCGGTGGCGTAGCGGGCGGCGCACTCGACGGAGCGTCTTGCCCGGCCGCGAACGATTGTGAAATCACAAACGCCGCTCCCACCAGCAGTCCCACGATCGTCTTGCGCAAGGCGAGCATCATTCGACGTCCCTTATGAATCGGCAGCAGCGAATTTGTCGGCCGTGGCCCTAGACCGACTCGCGGCGCAGAACCGCGCATGCCGCGAGTGCCCCAGAGCATCCATTAATGGGCGGGGATTCTAACAGCCTTGGGCGAAGGGACCTAGAGCGGTTCGGCCAGCCACGCTAGCAGGTTGCCAGCATCCTCGAAGCTGCGCAAACAATAGTCCGCGTCGAGCGCGCCGTGCGCCGGCAAGGGCTCGGCGCCGGCTGTGTAGAGCACGGTGCGCACGCCCGCGCGATTGCCCGCCTCGATGTCGAAGCGAAAGTCGCCGATAAGCGCCACGGCCGAGGGCGCCAATTGCCAGGCCGCGCAGATTTGCCAGACCGCGGTAGGGTCGGGCTTGGCCGGCGCGTCCTCACGGGCCACGACCGTGTCGAAATCGAGCGCCAGCCGCGCAAGCGTCGCTAATACGACGTCGCGCGCGTTGCGGGTGAAGATGGCCCGATGCACGCCACGCTCAGCAAGCGTGCCGAGAAAGTCCGCCACGCCCGGCATCAACGTGGCCCGATTCGCGCCTTCCCATTCGTGCCGGGCGAGAATCGCCTGGCAGCGTTGCGCTTCCTGCTCCGGTAACGATTCGATCGCTTCCAAGAGCGGTTGGCCCGGCGGCAGCCCCATCTCGCGGCGCATGGCATCGAAATCGAGGCCCGAATCGACGAGCGTGCCATCGAGATCAAAGATCACGCCGCGGACGGACAAACTGGGACTGGTGCGCACCATGCCGATTGCTTAGTCGGACTGTCATTCTGACACTAGCCCGAAGCGCCAGCGAGGGTTTTTCCGCTTTTCCCACCCTCGCTCGCGCTTCGGGCTAGTAACCGGCTCTGAAAGTGTGGACGAAGCGCTAGGGATCGCGGGCGTCTTCCAGGTACGTGTAGCCCTGCAGCCCTTCTTCGTAGAAGCGGATCAAACGGCCGGCCTGCTGGAAATCGAGACGATTCTCGCGCACCGCCATCTCGACGTCGGTGCGGAACTGCCGCACCAGGTCATTCGGATCCCACTCGACGTAATCGAGCACCTCGCGGACCGTATCTCCCTTGATCACGGTTTCCAGCACCACCTCGCCATTGTCGTTCAGGCTGACGTGTACGGCATTGGTATCGCCGAACAGGTTGTGCATATCGCCCAGGATTTCCTGGTAGGCGCCCAGCAGGAACGCGCCCAGGAAGTAGGGCTCGCCATTGAACGAGTGCAACGGCAGCGTGCGCTTCACGTCGCGGCGATCGATGAAGGAATCGATCTTGCCGTCCGAATCGCAGGTGATGTCCCCCAGCACCGAATGATGCATGGGTTGTTCATTCAGCCTGTGAATCGGCATTACCGGGAACAATTGCTTGATCGCCCAACTGTCGGGCATCGACTGAAACAGCGAGAAGTTGCAGAAGTAAGTCTCGCTCAAGAGGGCATCAAGCCCGAGCAGATCCTCGGGCACGAAATCCAACTGCCGCACGAGCCGTTGCATCTTGCGGCAGATGGCCCAGAACAGGTTCTCGGCCAGGCTGCGCTGATCGATCGACAAGTAGCCGCCGCTGAACAGGTTCATGGCCATATCGAGCGCCTGCTGCGCGTCGTGATAGCTCTCCAGCAGGTTGCGGGCGTTGAGATTATTGAGCGCGCCATACAGGTCCACGATCGGCTGCTCGGCATCGGCCGGCGGCTCGCTGGGAACATCGCTTTCGCCCAGTCCCGACACGCCCAGCACGTTGAAGATCAGCGCACTGTGATAGGCAACGATCGCACGTCCGCTTTCCGAAACGATCGTCGGATGCGGCACGTTGGCGTCGTCGCAAATGCTTTGAATGTGGTAGACGACGTCGTTGGCGTATTCCTGCAGCGAGTAGTTGACGCTCGACTCGAAATTCGTCTGCGAACCGTCGTAATCGACGCCCAGCCCGCCACCGACGTCCATGTATTCCAGCCCCGCGCCGCGGCTATAAAGCTCGGTGTAGACGCGGGCCGCTTCGTTCAGCGCCTGCTTGATGTGGCGGATATTGGGGATCTGGCTGCCGAGATGAAAGTGCAGCAGTTTGAAGCAATCCTGCATGCCGCGCTCTTTGAGCTCGTCGAGCGCGCGGAGGATCTCGGTCACGGTCAGTCCGAACTTCGAGCGGAATCCGCCCGAGCCTTGCCAGCGCCCGCCGGCCTTGGCGGCCAGCTTCACGCGCATGCCGATGTTGGGGCGCACGCCGACCTTGGCGGCGTAATCGAGGATCAAGCCCAACTCGGTGTACTTCTCGACGACGGGGATCACGCGGCGACCGATCTTCTGCGCGAGCATCGCCATCTCGATGAACTCGGCATCCTTGAAGCCGTTGCAGATGATCGGCGTGTCGTTCGAAGCCAGCGCCACCACGGCCAACAGCTCGGGCTTGGAGCCCGCCTCGAGCCCGAAATTGAACGGCTTGCCGAAGTTCAGCACTTCTTCGACGACTTGCCGCTGCTGATTCACTTTGATCGGGTAGACGCAGAAGTAGTTGCCCTTGAACTGATGATCCTTCATCGCCTGGGCGAAAGCGGAATGAATCTCGCTCAGCCGGTGCTTGAGCACGTCGGCGAAGCGGACCAGGATCGGCAGGTCGATGCCGCGCAGCTGCAACGAGTCGATCAGTTCCTTAAGATCGATGGACCGGTTCGGATCCTTCGTGGGATGCACGTGCAGGTGGCCCGACGGATGGACGGAGAAATAGCCCGCTCCCCAACGTCCGACCTCGTAAACATCCACGGCGTCGGACACGGCCCACGGCTTTACCTGCTGGTCCAGCATCGATAGTTGGCTCCCGACTGAGAAATCGACACGAATATCGTATCTTATACGACTTTGCCCCAGCGTCGAGGCGAATCGCGCCGGCCGGCGGCGAGAATCGCCGCTTGGGCCGCGCGCCGAGAGCGTGTCGCGCGGCCGGTTGCCCAGGCGCGGAACGGGCCGTGCTCTCGAAAAACGCTATACATGGTGTGAATTCTGGATAGTCTGGCGGCTGTCATTCCGCCTGCGCCAGCGCGCCAAGCGATGCCGAGGATTTTCCGTCGTGACTGAAATCAACTGGCTTGCCAGCGGCGCGGTCAGTGCCTTGTACGCCGCTGCGGCGGTTGCGCGCGGCCAGGTGCTTACCGACTCACGTCTGGCCCAGGCGCTCGCGCCGCCGGTCGAAAAGCTCTTGGCAGGCATGAGCGCAGCAGGACTCGCCGAACCTGCGTTCTGGCGGCATGCGGTGCCACTGGCGGGCACAACGGAGAATGACCACGATCTGGCCGACCAGATCGTGGGGCACATGACGGGCACTCGTCCAACTGAGGAAATGGTCGCCCGACTGGCCGGCGCCCTTCGCGACGTTCGCCAGGCCTTCGATCGCGCGCGACCGGACGCCGTTCGAGAGTTGACGTTGCGCACCGGGCCGCTCCGCGAGTTGTGGGAAGCCCGCGGGCCGGGCCATTTGGCCGCGATTCGCCGGTTCACCGAGCCCGCGGTCATTGTCCAGCGGGCGCTCGTTTATGCCGTTCCGCCGATCGCCGGTGGCGGAGGCGAGGCTTATGCGTCAGAACACGCGGTCGCCATTGAGGCGGTGCTGGCCAACCCGCACGCCGCGCTCCCCGAGGTCGTCCGGCTCGGCTGGCTGGTGGCACGCTTGGGAAGCGATGCGCTCGGCGCCGCCTCGGGCATCGCACCCTCTAAATTGTCCCGGCTCGTGGCCGTGGCCACGCTCATGCCGGCGCTCGCGGCCGCGGAATGGGTCGAGCTGGCGGCGTTCGACATTCCTACGATCGCGCTGGCGCTGCGTGCCTGGCAAGGCGTGAAGCCCGAGGATGCCGACGACCAGGCCGCGACCCTCGATCGCTGGTGGCGCACGTACAGCGAAGAGCGGCCATCCTGGGCCGCGGCGCTCGAGTCGCTCGACCGCATGCTTAAAACAACGTAATTGAGAAAGCCACAGAGGCCGCCGAGGACACCGAGGTAAGAGCCGTTAAATCAAACGACATTCCCTCAGTGATCTTGGTGACAAGTTCTTGCATTCTGAAATCGTCGCCACCGACCGCGCCGCACGATCGATTTTGTCTCGTCCGCTGGTTTCGTGCCCGGCCCTCGGCTGTTACGATTGGGCCGACATGAAGCTGTCTTTGTTCGTCACTTGTCTGGGAGACGTACTCCGGCCCGAGGTCGGTCAGGCCACTGTACGCCTGTTGCGGCGGCTGGGGCATGAAGTCGATTTTCCCGCCGACCAGACTTGCTGCGGCCAGCCGTTTTACAACTCCGGATTCGCGGATCTCGCGCGCGAACAAGCCAAGCGCACGATCGATGTCTTCGACAGCGAGCGGATCGTCGTCGTTCCCTCCGGCTCGTGCGCGGCGATGGTGAAAGTTGAATTTCCGCACCTGCTCGCCGAAGACGATCGCTGGCACGAGCGGGCCAAGGAACTGGCCAGCCGCACCTTCGAGCTGGCGGACCTGCTCGTGAACCTCTTGGGCGTCGAGGATGTGGGGGCGCGGTACCAGGGCAAGGTCGCCTATCACTATGCCTGCCATTTGCGTGGGCTGGGCCTGGCCGGTGAAGTCGAGCGACTGCTCAACCGCGTCGAAGGGCTGACCTACGTCGGCATCGAACGGCAAGATCAGTGCTGCGGCTTCGGCGGTTCGTTCTCGGTCCGCTATCCGCAGATCTCGACCGCCATGGTCACCGACAAAGTGAACTGCATCACGGCCACCGGCGCCGATGCCGTCGTGTCGACCGACGCCGGCTGCCTGATGAACATCGGCGGCCGCATGCGCCGCCTCGGGCATAAAACCGAGGTCCTGCACCTGGCCGAAATCCTCGGGCGGCGGTAGGGCGGCGTGTTCAGTAGACCCTACGATGGTCGCCGCCGCCCGACGCGTGTCGTAGAATTAAGGGCGACGTTCGAGAGGCCGCCGGACCACGCATGTCCCAAGATTTTCGGAATCTGGCTCCTATGCTTACCGACCATCTTGTCATCCCAATCCAGGCGATCGATGACGTTTGCCGTCGACATCATGTGCGACGACTGTTGATGTTCGGTTCGGCGCTTTCCCAGAGATTTTGCGCGGAAAGCGACGTCGATTTGGTCGTCGAATACGAGGCTGGGCGCACGCCTGGCTTTGTGGGACTCGGCATGTTAGAGGTTGACTTGAGCCCTCTTTTTGAAGGGCATAAGGTCGACCTGCATACTACTGGCTCGCTGAATCGCGAGTTCCGCGATCGCGTTATTGCGCAGGCCCAGGTGCTCTTTGACAGCCAGCCGCGATGAATCGCGATTGCGGCACATGCTCGAACAGGCGAGAAAGGCAGTTACACGCGCTCAAACCACTAGCCGAGACGACCTCGGCGCCAACTGGGTGTCGCTCTCCCGCATAAGTTTCAGCATGCCGCAACTACCTACTTCGACGAAGCTTTTTTGACCGCATCTACAAGCATCCAGGCGCCGATCGCAGAGACAGCTAGTCCCGATGCTACAGCGAATAGCACGTCCGCATCGAGAAACAGTTTACTGGCGATCAACCGAAATCGAGCGGCTCGCCCCAGCGATGGACCGACCATCGAAGCGAATGCGTAGAGGTAAATAATCCATAGTACGCCCGCGAACACGAATGCAACCGAAATTGCGGCGTATATTACCGCCGCGAGGCGGGCGGTTCGTGATCTTGCCGACGCCATTCTCGACGTACCTTACGCGAACAGCTCTTTGATCACGCGGCCGCTGTTGGCGATCTTCATCGGGCGGTTGTTCTTGCTGGTGAAGGTGGTTTCCAGCGAGATGCCCAAGGCCTTCAGGACCGAGGCCATCAGATCCTCGCTCTTGTAGGGATCGGTCGTGACTTCGGTGCCGTCTTCGTTCGTGGCGCCGACCGTCGTGCCCCCCTTGATGCCCGAGCCGCCGACGACCACGCTCCAGCTGCGCGCCCAATGATCGCGGCCGGCGGTGCCGTTGATGCGCGGCGTGCGACCGAATTCTCCCATCCACAGGACGACGGTGTCTTGCAGCAGCCCACGCTCGTCGAGATCCTGGATGAGCGTGCTCATGGCCTTGTCGACGATGCCGAGCTGCCGCTCCAGGCCGGTAAAGACGTTGTTGTGCATGTCCCAGCCGCCGAAATCGACTTCGACGAACGGTACGCCTTCTTCGACCAGCCGGCGCGCCATCAGGCAGCCGTTACCAAAGCCGTTGCGGCCGTAAGCGTCGCGCACCTTGGCGGTTTCGTTGTTGATCTTGAAGGCCCCCATCTGCTTGCTAGTGAAGAGGGTGACGGTCTTTTCCAGGACCTTGGCATGGTCCACGGCCGCTTCGCCGCGATTCTGCCCGATGAAGCTCTTTTCGATCGAGGCCAGCATTTCCATCCGCTGGGCCAGGCGGTCTTCCTTGAGCGAAGTGGCCGCGTTCTTCACGTCGCCGTTGAAATCCACGACGAACGGCGCGTACGTCATGCCCAAGAAGCCGGGTCCCACGCTGCCGCCACCGACAGAGACAAACGGCGGAATCTGCAAGTCGCTGATGTGGTTGGCCAGCTCGTGGCTGACGACCGAGCCGTAGCCCGGGTGCTCGATCGTGGGGTTCGGCACGTAGCCGGTATGCATGTAATACCGGCCGCGCGTATGATCCGCTTCGCGCGTGCTCATCGAACGGACGATCGACAGGTGCTTCATCTGCTTGGCCATCATCGGCAGGTGCTCGCAGATTTGCATGTCGCCGGTGGTCGAGATGGGCTTGAAGCTGCCGCCGGTGGGCGCGCCGGGCTTCATGTCCCAGATGTCGATCGTGCTGGGACCGCCCCCCATGTACAACAGAATCGCCGCCTTGTGGCGCCGCTTCAGGTCCTTGGTACTCGCCGCCAGCGAGTTGGTGAAGTTGATCGCCGGTATGGCCAGAGCCGAGGCGCCCGCCAGATGCTCGAGGAAGTGACGTCGCGTCATACCTGCCGGCGTGCGGAAGAGGCGATTCATGGCGGTCTCCGTTAGTCTTTGGCAAATACCCGGAAGGATTTGCCACCGAGGGCTCAGAGATCACAGAGAGGGAAAGCGCGAAAAACGTGCAGGGCGAAAATCTCTCTGTGTGCTCGGTGAACTCTGTGGCAATCCTCCTCTTTTTTGAATTCGCGGACGTGTTTGCTTAGTGGTTCAAAATGAATTCATTACTGTTGAGCAACACCCACCAGATGTCTTGCAGGGCGGCCATCCCGTCGCCGCCGCGAGCCGCCACCACAGCGTTGGCCATCTGCATTTCGCCCGCCGTGGGCTTGCGAGCCAGGGCCGACAGATACAGCACGTCGATCTTCTGGTTCGGCCGCATGTTGCTATTGGCCACTTTGTACAAGAAGCTGCCGGGCTCGTCCTTCGTGGCGTTCTGAATCAGATCGCCGTTCATCATCATCAGCGTCTGCGGAATCGTGCCGTTGAAGGTCGTTGTATCGTCTCCTTCATCGGTGCCGAAAGCGATGGTAAATTGTTCGAGCCAGGTTCCCTTGGTCTTTTCCTGCTGCTCGAAGGTGCCCTTGGTTTTGTCCGCCTCGGTGGCCACGAGGAGTGATTCGTACAACTCCTCGGCCCGCATCTGCCGCAGGTAGAAGTGGCTGAACAGCGGTTTCTCGCCCAGGGCTGGATCGTCGCGCTTGTTCTTGCTACCCATCTTGCTCGACAGCGAATACGCTTCGCTGAGCGTAATCCAGCGGATGAGCTGCTTCAGGTCATGGCCATGCGCCGAGAATTCGCGCCCCAGGGTCTCGAGCAACTCGGGATGGGACGCGGCGTTGTGCGGCCCCAGGTCGTCGATCGGCTTGGTGAAGCCGTAGCCCAGGAAGTGGGCCCACATGCGATTGACGATTGCCTTGCCCAGGTATTCGCTGCGGACGATCAGCTTGGCCAGCTCTTCGCGGCGATTCACTTCGTCGGCGTAGCCGCTGCGATTGATTTGCGTTCCGTCGACGAACGTCGGGT
Above is a genomic segment from Pirellulales bacterium containing:
- a CDS encoding HAD family hydrolase: MVRTSPSLSVRGVIFDLDGTLVDSGLDFDAMRREMGLPPGQPLLEAIESLPEQEAQRCQAILARHEWEGANRATLMPGVADFLGTLAERGVHRAIFTRNARDVVLATLARLALDFDTVVAREDAPAKPDPTAVWQICAAWQLAPSAVALIGDFRFDIEAGNRAGVRTVLYTAGAEPLPAHGALDADYCLRSFEDAGNLLAWLAEPL
- the speA gene encoding biosynthetic arginine decarboxylase, which produces MLDQQVKPWAVSDAVDVYEVGRWGAGYFSVHPSGHLHVHPTKDPNRSIDLKELIDSLQLRGIDLPILVRFADVLKHRLSEIHSAFAQAMKDHQFKGNYFCVYPIKVNQQRQVVEEVLNFGKPFNFGLEAGSKPELLAVVALASNDTPIICNGFKDAEFIEMAMLAQKIGRRVIPVVEKYTELGLILDYAAKVGVRPNIGMRVKLAAKAGGRWQGSGGFRSKFGLTVTEILRALDELKERGMQDCFKLLHFHLGSQIPNIRHIKQALNEAARVYTELYSRGAGLEYMDVGGGLGVDYDGSQTNFESSVNYSLQEYANDVVYHIQSICDDANVPHPTIVSESGRAIVAYHSALIFNVLGVSGLGESDVPSEPPADAEQPIVDLYGALNNLNARNLLESYHDAQQALDMAMNLFSGGYLSIDQRSLAENLFWAICRKMQRLVRQLDFVPEDLLGLDALLSETYFCNFSLFQSMPDSWAIKQLFPVMPIHRLNEQPMHHSVLGDITCDSDGKIDSFIDRRDVKRTLPLHSFNGEPYFLGAFLLGAYQEILGDMHNLFGDTNAVHVSLNDNGEVVLETVIKGDTVREVLDYVEWDPNDLVRQFRTDVEMAVRENRLDFQQAGRLIRFYEEGLQGYTYLEDARDP
- a CDS encoding (Fe-S)-binding protein: MKLSLFVTCLGDVLRPEVGQATVRLLRRLGHEVDFPADQTCCGQPFYNSGFADLAREQAKRTIDVFDSERIVVVPSGSCAAMVKVEFPHLLAEDDRWHERAKELASRTFELADLLVNLLGVEDVGARYQGKVAYHYACHLRGLGLAGEVERLLNRVEGLTYVGIERQDQCCGFGGSFSVRYPQISTAMVTDKVNCITATGADAVVSTDAGCLMNIGGRMRRLGHKTEVLHLAEILGRR
- a CDS encoding nucleotidyltransferase domain-containing protein, whose amino-acid sequence is MLTDHLVIPIQAIDDVCRRHHVRRLLMFGSALSQRFCAESDVDLVVEYEAGRTPGFVGLGMLEVDLSPLFEGHKVDLHTTGSLNREFRDRVIAQAQVLFDSQPR
- a CDS encoding DUF1501 domain-containing protein, whose translation is MNRLFRTPAGMTRRHFLEHLAGASALAIPAINFTNSLAASTKDLKRRHKAAILLYMGGGPSTIDIWDMKPGAPTGGSFKPISTTGDMQICEHLPMMAKQMKHLSIVRSMSTREADHTRGRYYMHTGYVPNPTIEHPGYGSVVSHELANHISDLQIPPFVSVGGGSVGPGFLGMTYAPFVVDFNGDVKNAATSLKEDRLAQRMEMLASIEKSFIGQNRGEAAVDHAKVLEKTVTLFTSKQMGAFKINNETAKVRDAYGRNGFGNGCLMARRLVEEGVPFVEVDFGGWDMHNNVFTGLERQLGIVDKAMSTLIQDLDERGLLQDTVVLWMGEFGRTPRINGTAGRDHWARSWSVVVGGSGIKGGTTVGATNEDGTEVTTDPYKSEDLMASVLKALGISLETTFTSKNNRPMKIANSGRVIKELFA